A region of the Synechococcus sp. PCC 7502 genome:
TTGACAGATCAAATTAATGATCAAATCACAGAGATTAAAGACGCGGTCAATATTGACTTTGTGTTAGAGGACTTGCCCAAGGTTATTAATGGCATTGTGGCGGGAACGACTCAACTCAAAAAAATTGTAGCGGGACTAAAGACTTTTTCCAAAATGGAAGAAACCATGTCCAACGATATAGATATTAATGAGTGTATAGAAAACAGCTTGGCAATTCTCAACACCCGACTAAAGCAAAATGTGGAGATCTCCAAGAATTATGCAACTTTACCCCATATCGTTGGCTTCCCCAGTCAACTTGTGCAGGTATTTATGAACTTGATTGGTAATGCCCTTGATGCTTTGGCAGCGATCGCCAACTTCCCCCAAGAAGCCGATTGGCAACCTAGAGTGGAAATTACCACAAGTACCTATACTGCGGAAGGTAAAAATTGGGTAGTGATTAAAGTTGCTGATAATGGTTCAGGTATTCCTGAGGAAATTCAATCGAAGATTTTTGAAAACTTTTTTGCGACCAAAGACACAGGTAAAGGCAAGGGACTAGGCTTAGCTATTTCCCATCAAATTGTCAGTCAAAATCATAAAGGTAAAATTTCCCTGCGATCGCCTTGGCTGGAGGATGGCACGGGTACAGAATTTCAAGTTTTACTACCCATTTCTAGTACTTGATCTAGGACTTGATTAAGCTTGCCACTGCGGAAGCCTTCTAGGTCTAGGGTCACAGTCTGGAAACCAAATTGTTTGAAAGATAATACCAGTTGGGAAAAGTCAATTTCAGCCACAAAACTAGGAATTACCTCGACAGGGATTTCAATCTGGGCAGTGTCACCATAGGAACGTACCCGCAGATCGATTTCGTTACCCATTAAGGTACGGAGATGTTGCTCCGCATTTCCTACCCTTTGCAGCTTGGAGATCGTGATACTTTCCCCGTAGGGAAATCTTGAACTTAGGCAGGGTTGAGATGGTTTATTCCACCAAGGTAAATGCAAATACTTAGATAGCATCCGCACTTCTAGCTTAGTAATTCCTACTTCTGCTAAGGGCGATCGCACCCCTCTTTCCTTTGCGGCGGCAATACCAGGACGATAGTCCTTAAGATCATCAGCATTTAAGCCATCAATGACATAATCGTAACCCAGTTCTTGAGCAAGGGGTTTAAGGCGATCGTGCAATTCGCTTTTACAAAAATAGCAACGATTGACAGGGTTAGAAGTGTAATTGGGATTTTCCATCTCCGCCGTTGTAATCACTTGATGGGTTATGCCAATTTCTACGGCTTGGGTGATGGCGGACTCTAAATCAGTTGGTAAGAGAGAAGGAGAATTTGCAGTTACGGCGATCGCTTGATCTCCTAAAACATCAAAGGCAACTTTTGCCACCAAGGTACTATCAATTCCCCCCGAATAGGCAACTAAAACTCGTTCACATTCTTTAAATATCTGATGCAAGTGCGCTAGTTTTGCGGTTAAGTGAGAATCCAACATACTGAAGTTTGAGAATATTTGAGAATTATACGAGGCTCAGGGATGCCTTGCTCGCCGATTAATTGAGCTAATTTAGAATCCACATTAATGGTCATAGCCTCATTTTCGCCTTAACTGAATACTATAAAATCCTAATAATCCTAAGTTCAGACCAACAATTAACAGACAATTATAGTTGCCTAAGATGCAGACTATTCTTGAGGGCTTACAATACTATTCTAAGCCAAGACCCTAAGCTATGTTAAAAAGTAGAACGCATGAATGCAACCGAAA
Encoded here:
- the larE gene encoding ATP-dependent sacrificial sulfur transferase LarE, with product MLDSHLTAKLAHLHQIFKECERVLVAYSGGIDSTLVAKVAFDVLGDQAIAVTANSPSLLPTDLESAITQAVEIGITHQVITTAEMENPNYTSNPVNRCYFCKSELHDRLKPLAQELGYDYVIDGLNADDLKDYRPGIAAAKERGVRSPLAEVGITKLEVRMLSKYLHLPWWNKPSQPCLSSRFPYGESITISKLQRVGNAEQHLRTLMGNEIDLRVRSYGDTAQIEIPVEVIPSFVAEIDFSQLVLSFKQFGFQTVTLDLEGFRSGKLNQVLDQVLEMGSKT